A window from Planococcus maritimus encodes these proteins:
- a CDS encoding DUF948 domain-containing protein, translating into MDPIIWLYIAIGIVVLGLIVAIAGVFMLLSGIKEPMKEMKGSANNLKGRVDKLMLETTHLQHTTTELQEDIQQKSEKVAVLVDGAKGTINSIIDLNSVVRSITSGISRKVEDDPANRAQVSQYSNNAAGLMKYLDNQKDQNQPNATYNPEPDAPKQVSKNY; encoded by the coding sequence ATGGATCCGATAATATGGCTTTACATAGCAATTGGAATCGTCGTGCTGGGCCTGATCGTGGCCATTGCAGGGGTCTTCATGCTCCTATCTGGCATTAAAGAGCCAATGAAGGAAATGAAAGGTTCGGCCAATAACTTGAAAGGCCGCGTGGATAAGTTAATGCTCGAGACGACTCATTTACAGCATACGACAACTGAATTGCAAGAAGACATCCAGCAAAAATCAGAAAAAGTAGCCGTCTTGGTCGATGGAGCGAAAGGTACGATCAATTCGATTATCGATTTGAATTCGGTTGTCCGTAGCATTACCTCTGGCATTTCAAGAAAAGTTGAAGATGACCCTGCCAACCGCGCCCAAGTCAGCCAATACAGCAATAACGCTGCTGGTTTGATGAAGTACTTGGATAACCAAAAAGACCAAAACCAGCCGAATGCCACATACAACCCAGAACCTGATGCACCTAAGCAAGTATCAAAAAACTATTAA
- a CDS encoding DUF2294 domain-containing protein: protein MQEARPIQSEVSGYISNLLRQHFGKGPASVYVTIKRPYITIHFRGFVSPMEKILLDQEEDIRVLETRNFMFNALKTEILQELLNITQLNFTELYVDWNLSLKSGMFIGVMNEELVWDSFEWPEDTQRDIFHKQMERVNEEAARVPDKIDTLWMSNRTLLLKRSGVLVGIEKALIEDGFVDMLKLTKRPLEHKLLKAAPLHHALQRNIDEIFMDWNFSQDVGYIAFILAAETR, encoded by the coding sequence ATGCAGGAAGCACGACCTATTCAATCAGAAGTTTCGGGTTATATCTCCAACCTACTGCGCCAGCATTTTGGAAAAGGGCCCGCTTCTGTTTACGTCACAATCAAAAGGCCTTATATTACCATTCATTTTCGTGGATTCGTCAGTCCCATGGAGAAGATTCTTCTGGATCAAGAAGAAGACATACGGGTTCTAGAGACAAGAAACTTTATGTTCAATGCGCTGAAAACGGAAATTTTACAGGAACTTCTGAACATAACCCAGCTGAATTTCACTGAATTATACGTGGACTGGAACTTGTCGCTAAAGAGCGGCATGTTTATTGGGGTCATGAACGAAGAGCTTGTATGGGATTCGTTCGAATGGCCGGAAGATACGCAGCGCGACATTTTTCATAAACAAATGGAACGAGTGAACGAAGAAGCAGCGCGTGTTCCTGATAAAATCGACACGCTCTGGATGAGCAACCGGACTTTGCTGCTAAAGCGCAGCGGGGTGTTGGTAGGCATTGAAAAAGCATTGATAGAGGATGGATTTGTCGATATGTTGAAATTGACGAAACGTCCGCTGGAGCACAAGCTGCTGAAAGCCGCTCCGTTACACCATGCGTTGCAAAGGAATATAGATGAAATTTTCATGGATTGGAATTTCAGCCAGGATGTCGGATATATCGCCTTTATATTGGCCGCCGAAACTCGCTAA
- a CDS encoding dihydroorotate dehydrogenase has translation MHRIASIPGGSKLIEYLGHTAPAKQLETKIFGLTIANPVGLSGKIDPLLSGTKAFGHLGMGFIEIGPVSWDPVEMGTPRFTDSKNAMIYPYRLESPGIECTIEKLAKLESFDKPIFIRIGRNDTFEQTMSLLKTLSTFGEAFIVEELYGIKQWKSLKEAVNGKPILFAGSANSIDSPAFVASQETYIDGIVLDEQGIDTGQGMEYPLDSSGQLIEKLSSIRQHSKVPILVSGGIAEPKDALALYEAGADLVMLSGGYVQTGPGLPKRINEGLLDQKTASPPVYDGWIWHWLFGLFMFLGGAAAMLVSMTIVLMPYDEAFLNLSREELMAINPNIYYFMQHDRMTVAGTMVSGGILYMQLARYGVRHGLEWAKRAIHIAGVLGFLGILLFIGFGYFDWLHGILWLILLPFFWKGYQVSKNYSEHSTSRNRTNHPAWKRSLWGQLAFVVLGFALAAAGFVISAIGVSGVFVQTDIAYICMNPEQISAINERLIPVIAHDRAGLGSALISVGLLVLMLALWGFQEGQRWVWYTFLLGGLPAFSAAILIHYVIGYTSFIHILPAYVALVLFGSGLWLSKKFFFMK, from the coding sequence ATGCACCGGATTGCTTCGATCCCAGGCGGAAGCAAATTAATTGAATACTTAGGGCATACGGCTCCTGCCAAGCAGCTCGAAACGAAAATTTTCGGTTTAACGATTGCCAACCCCGTCGGCTTGAGTGGGAAAATCGATCCCTTGCTTTCCGGAACGAAAGCTTTCGGCCATTTAGGGATGGGCTTTATCGAAATCGGGCCGGTGTCCTGGGATCCGGTAGAGATGGGCACGCCAAGGTTCACCGATTCCAAAAACGCTATGATTTATCCGTATCGGTTAGAGTCACCCGGCATAGAGTGTACAATTGAGAAGTTGGCGAAGCTTGAGTCTTTTGACAAGCCGATTTTTATCCGCATCGGCAGAAACGATACTTTCGAACAAACTATGTCCCTATTGAAAACCTTATCCACGTTTGGAGAAGCATTTATTGTTGAAGAGCTGTATGGCATTAAACAATGGAAGTCTTTAAAAGAAGCGGTCAACGGCAAGCCGATCTTATTTGCCGGTTCTGCCAATAGCATCGATTCGCCAGCTTTTGTGGCGTCTCAAGAAACATACATAGATGGAATTGTCCTCGATGAACAGGGGATAGACACAGGGCAAGGAATGGAATATCCGCTTGATTCGTCGGGGCAATTGATCGAAAAGTTGTCTTCCATCCGTCAGCATAGCAAAGTGCCAATCCTTGTCTCTGGCGGAATCGCAGAACCAAAAGATGCCCTGGCCTTATATGAGGCAGGGGCGGATTTAGTGATGCTCTCGGGCGGCTATGTTCAAACTGGCCCGGGGTTACCTAAACGCATCAATGAAGGATTGCTGGATCAAAAAACCGCCTCGCCTCCTGTATATGATGGCTGGATTTGGCATTGGTTGTTCGGATTGTTCATGTTCCTTGGCGGCGCAGCGGCAATGCTCGTCAGCATGACAATCGTTTTGATGCCTTATGATGAGGCATTTTTGAATTTATCACGCGAAGAACTCATGGCGATCAATCCGAATATCTATTATTTTATGCAGCATGACCGAATGACCGTGGCCGGAACGATGGTGTCTGGCGGTATTTTGTATATGCAATTGGCAAGATACGGTGTCCGTCATGGTTTGGAATGGGCAAAACGCGCCATTCACATCGCCGGTGTACTCGGATTTCTTGGCATTTTACTATTCATCGGATTCGGTTACTTCGACTGGCTCCACGGCATTCTTTGGTTAATTCTCTTGCCATTCTTTTGGAAAGGCTATCAAGTATCCAAAAATTACAGCGAACATTCGACTTCTCGCAACCGTACGAATCACCCAGCTTGGAAACGAAGTCTTTGGGGGCAACTGGCGTTTGTTGTACTTGGGTTTGCACTCGCAGCGGCAGGTTTTGTCATTTCGGCAATCGGCGTGAGCGGCGTCTTTGTCCAAACCGATATCGCCTATATTTGCATGAATCCTGAACAAATCTCTGCTATTAACGAACGGCTCATTCCGGTGATTGCGCACGATCGAGCGGGCCTTGGCAGTGCCTTGATCAGTGTCGGCCTGCTCGTTTTAATGTTGGCACTTTGGGGGTTTCAAGAAGGGCAGCGCTGGGTGTGGTATACCTTTCTACTGGGCGGTTTGCCGGCATTCAGTGCAGCGATTCTCATTCATTACGTAATTGGGTATACGAGCTTTATTCATATCCTGCCGGCTTATGTGGCCTTAGTGTTGTTTGGAAGCGGCTTGTGGTTGTCCAAAAAATTCTTTTTCATGAAATAA
- a CDS encoding aminoglycoside phosphotransferase family protein: MLEHVLKQFRLEVFTVNEVDDSFSSMVYKCILRNGETVFVKIPYTRVKYERELASYEILAGHVPIPQLLDYWAGDDNCPGAFLLSELKGHPLSEKASPEVAYQIGALQAAMHQIQPSNTIESGAIQNEFPHWHEFIEKQFYSFAEHVKEILDQDVFMASLHKFEQMKGELPAPDGPSFVHMDFRPANIIVENGRVTGMIDFESVRFGSTEIDFTKIHRDFLKGDPALINSYQEGYTSIRPMIDLEAVLPFYRFIDAFNSIGWSQKRGLEKNFAFYEANLRILKEMLQDVEVEK, translated from the coding sequence GTGTTGGAGCATGTATTGAAGCAATTCCGTTTGGAAGTCTTTACTGTCAATGAAGTAGATGATTCCTTCAGTTCAATGGTCTATAAATGCATTTTACGTAATGGCGAAACAGTGTTTGTGAAAATCCCGTATACCCGCGTGAAATATGAACGCGAGCTGGCCTCCTATGAAATCTTAGCTGGGCACGTACCGATTCCACAGCTGCTTGATTATTGGGCAGGTGATGATAACTGTCCGGGAGCTTTTCTTTTATCCGAACTGAAAGGACATCCTTTGTCCGAAAAGGCTTCTCCGGAAGTTGCTTATCAAATCGGCGCATTGCAAGCAGCGATGCATCAAATCCAACCTTCAAACACGATAGAGTCTGGCGCCATACAAAATGAATTTCCCCATTGGCATGAATTTATCGAAAAGCAGTTTTATAGCTTCGCGGAACATGTAAAGGAAATATTGGATCAGGATGTATTTATGGCCAGCTTGCACAAGTTTGAGCAAATGAAAGGTGAGCTTCCAGCACCAGACGGGCCGAGCTTCGTCCATATGGATTTTCGGCCAGCCAATATCATTGTGGAAAACGGTAGGGTTACCGGCATGATTGACTTCGAAAGTGTGCGTTTCGGATCAACAGAAATCGATTTTACCAAAATTCACCGTGATTTTTTAAAGGGGGATCCTGCTTTGATAAATTCCTATCAGGAGGGCTATACCAGCATCCGGCCAATGATCGATTTGGAAGCTGTCTTGCCTTTTTATCGTTTCATCGACGCCTTTAACAGCATCGGCTGGAGCCAAAAGCGCGGCTTGGAGAAAAATTTTGCGTTCTATGAAGCTAATTTGCGGATTTTGAAAGAAATGCTGCAAGATGTGGAGGTGGAGAAGTGA
- a CDS encoding VOC family protein, which yields MIKGLYEAHLPVQDLKRSIEFYTSLELELAYETPKLAFFWIVKGHSWVGLWETEKAETPYHPSLRHIAFHVDREAIRNAKNWLAERGIEVRTAFGFSPEEQPLVLPNRPYAHAAVYFHDPDGNSLEFIAPLHLEGGKDFEMMSLEEWDRMQVEK from the coding sequence ATGATTAAAGGTCTCTACGAAGCTCATTTACCGGTTCAGGATTTAAAACGTTCCATAGAATTCTATACTAGTTTGGAATTGGAACTCGCTTATGAGACACCTAAGCTGGCTTTCTTTTGGATTGTCAAAGGGCATAGCTGGGTAGGCCTATGGGAAACGGAGAAAGCGGAAACGCCTTATCATCCTTCACTGCGCCATATCGCTTTTCATGTGGATAGAGAAGCAATACGCAACGCTAAGAACTGGTTGGCTGAAAGAGGAATCGAAGTACGAACAGCTTTTGGTTTTTCACCGGAAGAACAGCCGCTTGTCTTGCCAAATCGACCATATGCGCATGCAGCAGTGTATTTTCATGACCCAGATGGCAATTCACTTGAATTCATCGCACCGCTTCATCTGGAAGGCGGGAAAGACTTCGAAATGATGTCTTTGGAAGAGTGGGATCGTATGCAAGTGGAAAAATGA
- a CDS encoding cupin domain-containing protein: MNFKPINFNEKLSKFDDFWSPKVIAEMNDYQFKTVKVQGDFVWHKHEDTDEVFLVLEGELLIKFRDGEVSLKAGEMFVVPKNTEHKPYAETQASILLVEPKGVVNTGDATSEQTAENDVWI, from the coding sequence ATGAATTTCAAACCAATCAATTTCAATGAAAAACTATCGAAATTTGACGATTTTTGGTCGCCTAAGGTCATTGCCGAAATGAATGATTACCAATTCAAGACCGTAAAAGTGCAAGGGGATTTTGTTTGGCATAAGCACGAAGATACCGATGAAGTGTTCCTCGTACTAGAAGGAGAATTACTCATTAAATTCCGCGACGGGGAAGTGTCGTTAAAAGCAGGGGAGATGTTTGTGGTGCCCAAAAATACCGAGCATAAACCCTATGCGGAAACACAAGCGAGCATCTTGCTGGTAGAACCTAAAGGCGTTGTTAATACAGGCGATGCGACAAGTGAACAGACAGCAGAAAATGATGTATGGATCTAA
- the gntK gene encoding gluconokinase, which translates to MPEQSYYLGVDIGTTSTKAVLFNKAGQIKDSHTVFYPLHTPNQLTAEQDPEEIFRAVLTAVRETLRKSEITQESLKLLSFSSAMHSLIAVDAEGELLTNSITWADTRSSKHAKHIKDNLNGHDIYLRTGTPIHAMSPLSKLLWLSDEKPEICQQTAKFISIKSYVFHKFFGEYVEDHSIASATGLFNLEKLDWDQGALDVSCVTTDKLPRLVPTTEQFTGVASEFAAFMGIREDVPFVIGASDGVLANLGVNAIDPGVIAVTIGTSGAIRTVSPVPKTDPKERTFCYVLTENHWVIGGPVNNGGIILRWLRDEFASSEVETAKRLGIDTYDVLTKIAATVKPGADGLLFHPYLTGERAPLWDANARGSFFGLSIHHQKQHMIRAVLEGIVFNLYTVLLAVEELTGEPASIQASGGFARSELWRQLLADVFDKPVVIPESFESPCLGAIVLGMYATGEIEDFSIVSEMIGSTHTHHPEAEASTIYRELLPIYIRLSRLLTEEYESISDFQRKHMQ; encoded by the coding sequence ATGCCTGAACAATCCTATTATTTAGGGGTCGATATAGGGACCACTTCCACTAAAGCTGTATTATTCAATAAAGCTGGACAGATTAAGGATAGCCATACGGTGTTCTATCCTTTGCACACACCGAACCAATTGACCGCTGAACAGGATCCGGAAGAAATATTCCGTGCAGTTTTAACGGCTGTCCGCGAAACTTTGAGAAAAAGCGAAATCACCCAAGAGTCTTTAAAGCTGTTGTCATTTAGTTCGGCGATGCACAGTTTGATCGCTGTGGATGCTGAAGGCGAACTATTGACCAATAGCATCACTTGGGCAGACACCAGAAGCTCGAAACATGCAAAGCACATCAAAGACAATCTGAACGGACACGATATCTATTTGCGGACGGGTACACCGATCCATGCCATGTCGCCGTTATCTAAATTATTGTGGCTATCAGACGAAAAACCGGAAATTTGCCAGCAGACCGCGAAGTTCATCAGCATTAAAAGCTATGTTTTCCACAAGTTCTTCGGGGAATATGTCGAAGACCATTCCATCGCTTCCGCAACCGGCTTGTTCAATCTCGAAAAGCTCGATTGGGACCAAGGCGCACTGGATGTGTCTTGTGTAACGACCGATAAACTTCCGCGATTGGTACCAACGACTGAACAATTCACAGGCGTCGCATCAGAATTCGCTGCATTCATGGGCATCCGGGAAGACGTCCCGTTTGTTATTGGTGCCAGTGATGGCGTGTTGGCCAACCTTGGTGTTAATGCCATTGACCCCGGCGTCATTGCAGTGACCATCGGGACGAGTGGTGCCATCCGCACGGTGTCTCCGGTGCCGAAAACCGACCCGAAAGAACGCACTTTCTGTTATGTATTAACCGAAAACCATTGGGTCATCGGTGGGCCCGTCAATAACGGCGGCATCATTTTACGCTGGCTGCGCGATGAATTCGCGTCATCCGAAGTGGAAACGGCGAAGCGTCTCGGGATTGATACGTACGATGTGTTGACAAAAATCGCCGCTACCGTTAAACCAGGAGCCGACGGATTATTATTCCACCCTTATTTAACAGGGGAACGGGCACCGCTATGGGATGCCAATGCCAGGGGCTCATTTTTTGGCCTCAGTATCCATCACCAGAAACAGCATATGATTCGCGCGGTACTCGAAGGCATCGTCTTCAACTTGTACACTGTGCTTCTCGCTGTAGAAGAATTGACGGGAGAACCGGCAAGCATACAAGCATCCGGCGGGTTTGCCCGCTCTGAGTTATGGCGCCAGTTGTTGGCCGATGTCTTCGATAAGCCGGTCGTCATTCCGGAAAGCTTCGAAAGTCCTTGTCTCGGGGCCATCGTGCTTGGGATGTATGCGACTGGAGAGATCGAGGATTTCAGCATTGTCTCCGAAATGATCGGCAGCACCCATACTCATCATCCGGAAGCGGAAGCAAGCACGATTTACCGCGAACTGCTCCCGATTTATATTCGCTTATCGCGATTGCTGACAGAGGAATACGAAAGCATTTCTGATTTTCAGCGCAAGCATATGCAATAA